A portion of the Leptospira inadai serovar Lyme str. 10 genome contains these proteins:
- a CDS encoding sterol desaturase family protein, which yields MTELVQKIGYEGYYVFSLVTLWVRYLFMAGLAYFFVWYVFKDKLKHRIIQSRLPEKEKIFYELKYSALTLFIFAASGILVYWMKEQGWTLLYDKVSDYGVAYMVFSIVALILLHDTYFYWTHRLMHHPLLFKAMHLTHHRSTNPSPWAAFSFHPYEAVVEAGIVPLAALILPMHSIALLVFFFYSNFLNVLGHLSFELFPKGFLDNKFLRWHNTTTHHNMHHRYFNCNYGLYFNIWDRLMGTNHPKYLETFREVTNRDPEEVSITEANTQSA from the coding sequence GGATACGAAGGTTACTACGTATTCTCGCTCGTGACGTTATGGGTAAGATATTTATTCATGGCGGGATTGGCATATTTCTTCGTGTGGTACGTTTTTAAGGATAAACTAAAGCACAGGATTATCCAATCGAGATTGCCTGAAAAAGAAAAAATCTTTTACGAACTTAAATATTCCGCGCTAACTTTATTTATTTTCGCCGCCTCGGGAATCTTGGTCTATTGGATGAAAGAGCAAGGCTGGACCTTGCTGTACGATAAGGTTTCCGATTATGGAGTCGCATACATGGTGTTCAGCATCGTGGCGTTGATATTATTGCATGACACGTACTTTTATTGGACTCACCGGCTAATGCATCACCCGCTTCTTTTCAAAGCAATGCATTTAACTCATCATCGATCCACAAATCCTTCTCCCTGGGCCGCATTTTCTTTCCACCCGTATGAGGCGGTCGTCGAGGCGGGGATTGTTCCTCTTGCTGCCTTGATTTTACCGATGCATTCCATCGCTCTTTTGGTTTTTTTCTTCTATAGCAATTTCCTAAACGTTTTAGGTCATCTTTCCTTCGAACTATTTCCGAAAGGGTTTTTGGATAATAAGTTTCTAAGATGGCATAATACGACGACTCACCATAATATGCATCATCGATATTTTAACTGTAATTACGGATTATATTTTAATATTTGGGATCGCTTAATGGGAACGAATCATCCGAAATATTTGGAAACCTTCCGGGAAGTTACGAACCGCGATCCGGAAGAAGTTTCGATCACCGAGGCAAACACGCAAAGCGCGTGA
- a CDS encoding PAS domain S-box protein, giving the protein MSNPWLLPTLLATLPSSIFLFAIYSYLYYREKQKSLLMWAICCFFHILFYIGNIFLATGMTGIYRFYPNVTFDFLIATFQLIGCMYFLKRSTPRAAKIILVIVGAWAVYLDLVNTIDFLLMSPVYLLIGFSQIFTGVSFLRLTENNIGKKIVGWILILWGFHVLNYPILRPIPELAYIGFSIGGFFRTSLAIAILLFYFEETKNTLQQTQNDYKKIIETTQEGIWMIDKDANTSFVNDKMCDFLEISEKDFIGKSLFDFVDPEYRTIVEKRLGERKLGLSEIHDFHFKNKKGESIWLLMSSSPIFDIHGNYDGSIAMSTDITPFKKAEGALKERERQLSTLIKNLPGIAYRCKVNIDWTMEFISDGCFELTGYSPSDFVDNRTVSFGSIIHEDDSERVYNEVITAINANQSYRLVYRILHRNGSLRWAWEQGSAVKGESGEILALEGFIADFSQVKAAEEMMSKTLEEKEILLKEVHHRVKNYLQVLSSLLSMHMDSSEESESKSVLFESQNRIQSMAYVHESLYGKNSVSDEFFPEYVSKLVESLLRSFGYKADEIRIDLKCEPVPLRQNAFIPIGLILNELVTNALKHAFISKPSAEVKSLGIAFYTEGNWVHLEVSDNGSGKDRKDRPSESMGLELVDLLAKQLKGNVLDLAHSQGTTTRVRFPILF; this is encoded by the coding sequence GTGTCGAATCCGTGGCTACTGCCCACCCTTCTAGCAACCTTACCTTCGAGTATCTTCCTATTCGCGATCTATTCTTATCTTTATTATAGGGAGAAACAAAAATCCCTACTAATGTGGGCGATATGTTGCTTCTTTCATATTCTGTTTTATATCGGAAATATTTTCCTAGCGACGGGAATGACCGGGATTTATCGATTCTATCCGAATGTGACCTTTGATTTTTTGATCGCGACGTTTCAGTTGATAGGATGCATGTATTTTCTGAAACGTTCCACACCGAGAGCGGCAAAGATAATCTTAGTGATCGTCGGGGCCTGGGCAGTCTATCTGGATCTGGTCAATACTATTGATTTTTTACTGATGAGTCCGGTTTATCTTCTGATCGGATTTTCCCAGATATTCACGGGCGTTTCATTTTTAAGACTAACGGAAAACAATATCGGTAAAAAAATCGTCGGATGGATACTTATATTATGGGGCTTTCACGTCTTAAATTATCCGATCTTGAGGCCGATACCCGAACTTGCGTATATCGGCTTTTCAATCGGCGGCTTTTTTAGAACCTCCTTGGCCATTGCAATTCTTCTATTCTATTTCGAAGAGACTAAAAACACGCTACAACAAACACAGAATGATTATAAAAAGATAATAGAAACCACTCAGGAAGGGATTTGGATGATCGATAAGGATGCGAATACTTCCTTTGTGAACGACAAGATGTGCGATTTTCTGGAGATTTCCGAAAAGGACTTTATCGGAAAATCCTTATTCGACTTCGTCGATCCGGAGTATAGAACGATCGTCGAAAAGAGATTAGGCGAAAGGAAATTAGGATTAAGCGAAATTCACGATTTCCATTTTAAGAATAAGAAAGGAGAATCCATTTGGCTATTAATGTCCAGCAGTCCGATTTTCGATATCCACGGAAATTATGACGGTTCGATCGCTATGAGTACGGATATCACGCCGTTCAAGAAGGCGGAAGGCGCTCTGAAGGAGCGCGAACGACAGCTTTCCACCTTAATAAAAAATCTCCCCGGAATCGCATATCGATGCAAAGTGAACATCGACTGGACCATGGAATTTATTAGCGACGGGTGCTTCGAGCTAACCGGCTATTCCCCTTCTGATTTCGTTGATAACCGAACCGTTTCGTTCGGAAGTATCATTCATGAAGATGATAGCGAAAGAGTCTATAATGAAGTTATAACCGCCATTAATGCGAATCAATCCTATCGTTTAGTCTATCGCATCCTGCATCGAAACGGTAGCCTTCGATGGGCTTGGGAACAGGGTTCCGCCGTAAAGGGAGAAAGCGGAGAAATTTTGGCGTTAGAGGGGTTTATCGCCGATTTTAGTCAAGTAAAAGCGGCCGAAGAGATGATGTCAAAAACCCTTGAAGAGAAGGAGATCTTATTAAAGGAAGTCCATCATCGGGTAAAGAATTATCTGCAAGTATTATCCAGCTTACTGTCGATGCATATGGATTCAAGCGAAGAGTCCGAATCCAAATCGGTTCTTTTCGAAAGTCAAAACCGAATCCAATCCATGGCTTACGTACATGAGTCGCTATATGGAAAAAACTCCGTCAGCGATGAGTTCTTTCCCGAATACGTAAGCAAACTTGTCGAAAGTCTGTTACGATCCTTCGGCTACAAGGCCGACGAAATCCGGATAGATCTTAAGTGCGAACCGGTACCTCTCAGACAAAACGCGTTCATTCCTATCGGTCTTATACTAAACGAGTTAGTCACGAACGCCTTGAAACACGCGTTTATTTCGAAGCCTTCCGCCGAAGTAAAGTCGCTCGGAATCGCTTTTTACACCGAGGGCAACTGGGTTCACTTAGAAGTGAGCGATAACGGAAGTGGGAAGGACCGAAAAGATCGACCTTCCGAGTCCATGGGTTTAGAACTCGTAGATCTATTAGCCAAACAATTAAAGGGAAACGTTCTGGATTTGGCTCATTCGCAAGGAACGACTACTCGAGTTCGATTCCCGATCCTATTTTAG